The Antennarius striatus isolate MH-2024 chromosome 23, ASM4005453v1, whole genome shotgun sequence genome has a segment encoding these proteins:
- the ppargc1a gene encoding peroxisome proliferator-activated receptor gamma coactivator 1-alpha isoform X1: protein MDGCARTEDELFSSCLLNLTWENCYEQCAALVGEDQPLCPDLPELDLSELDVSDLDADSFLGGLKWYSDQSEIISAQYGNEASNLFEKIDEEHEANLLAVLTETLDSIPVDEDGLPSFEALADGDVTNASDRSCPSSPDGSPRSPEPEEPSLLKKLLLAPANSQLSYNQYTGGKAQNHAASNNHRIRPPPAVVKTENPWNGKARGGSCQQNRPVRRPCSELLKYLTATDDILLHTKASEAKSTWGGASSRDKSGLGLGASSSSSSPSSSSTSSFSSLSSTSSSSSSTTSKKKSAVSTQQQQEQQQQQQQHPPQQHHQRGESRAAGDCSVAGVGSRKWQRCSHDDGFEESEGASVPVGHRTAACGHGRPKLEHGPPSEEGRPPGDAARLAAARFIRYMHSYSLPPREVSHSCEHCREAATQASKGFGRQGRSNSIGASRTPHKHITVTIRKRDGKQGHPLLSQLLTSKQRPARYRAHLLPPKTTPLPSTLSKSIGKRSKRLTQAVSKVEEEEHRGTSDSRNQAEGPVQEIDSDSLLSRLALDQESWVSQPDLGLDLGFGLDEWWLNHGEDVDHDECDDGVDANDDDDDADHVTGSPAAVLSQGPPSPLFPDTRIADPAPPCIIQGQGHPHRQTLSEHPDDQGHPLLAKPTTLPLPLTPESPNDHKGSPFENKTIERTLSVEIAGTPGLTPPTTPPHKASQENPFKASLKTKLSSCSSSALACKRARLSESGPGALALATGASGGGPARKGPEQTELYAQLSKASTTFPFSATQHIVGGGLEEFCSTNNNKRAAPRSYSDHDYCQASARTKKDGGATTVTVTTAEMTVTSGVTAAPMPPTGKADDRHVECKDPAMPPSSSSSSSSSSTCSPLPAPSGPLDKQNLYGEATRFEGLGKQTLTQTAQTPSKEAMDEQHPPNTSRKQLCDLEIRAELNKHFGHPLQALYSQGGQEKEPGSKLIKGVAPQSLEKGVDGPHSQKPPGSGYLQPGFPPFHEELDLDGGRESRFLYPWEGTPLDLLFDCPPCSPSCSPPSSCSPSRGSVSPPSSLLLSPSRPFYWTSGGSRSRSRSHSGSCSSSSHYRRRSLSSSPDRSPSSWSRHDSSTFRSRTQKSPHPQSRSPLSRRPRYDSYEEYQHERLKREEYRRDHEKQEFERAEQKERQRQKAIEERRVVYVGRLRSDCTRTELKRRFEVFGEIEECAVNLRDDGDNFGFITYRYTCDAFAALENGHTLRRSNEPLFELCFGGQKQFCKSHYTDLDSHSDDFDPASTKSKYDSMDFDSLLKEAQRSLRR, encoded by the exons AAGATAGATGAAGAACATGAGGCCAATTTGCTGGCAGTGCTTACAGAGACCCTGGACAGCATCCCGGTGGATGAGGACGGATTACCTTCGTTTGAGGCCCTGGCAGATGGGGACGTGACCAATGCCAGTGACCGGAGCTGTCCCTCCTCCCCCGACGGCTCACCACGTAGCCCAGAACCTGAGGAGCCTTCCCTG CTGAAGAAGCTCCTTCTGGCACCTGCAAACTCCCAGCTCAGCTATAATCAATACACAGGTGGCAAGGCACAGAACCATGCAGCCAGCAACAACCACCGGATCAGACCACCACCTGCCGTCGTCAAG ACGGAGAACCCCTGGAACGGCAAAGCGAGAGGGGGATCCTGCCAACAGAACCGCCCGGTGAGGCGGCCTTGCTCTGAGCTTCTCAAATACCTTACGGCCACCGATGACATCCTGCTCCACACCAAAGCCAGTGAAGCCAAAAGCACCTGGGGAGGTGCAAGTAGCAGGGACAAGAGTGGATTGGGTCTTGGcgcgtcttcctcctcctcttcgccGTCCTCGTCGTCCACCTCTTcattctcctccctctcctcaacctcgtcttcctcttcgtcCACAACCTCCAAGAAGAAATCAGCTGTATcaactcaacaacaacaagaacaacaacaacagcagcagcagcatccgcCGCAGCAGCATCACCAGCGAGGTGAGAGCCGGGCTGCAGGCGACTGTAGTGTGGCTGGTGTTGGGTCTAGGAAGTGGCAGCGTTGCAGTCACGATGACGGGTTTGAGGAGTCGGAGGGTGCTTCGGTTCCTGTCGGCCACAGAACCGCTGCCTGCGGCCATGGCCGTCCTAAACTGGAGCACGGGCCGCCCAGTGAAGAAGGAAGGCCGCCGGGCGATGCGGCCCGCCTGGCCGCCGCTAGGTTCATTAGGTATATGCATTCTTATTCCCTCCCTCCCCGAGAGGTGAGTCACAGCTGTGAGCATTGCCGAGAGGCTGCCACTCAGGCTAGTAAGGGCTTTGGCAGACAAGGGCGCAGCAATAGCATCGGCGCTAGCCGCACGCCGCACAAGCACATTACAGTGACTATTAGGAAAAGAGACGGGAAGCAAGGGCACCCCTTACTTAGCCAGCTGCTCACCTCCAAACAGAGGCCTGCTCGGTATCGAGCCCACTTACTTCCACCTAAGACCACCCCTTTACCCAGTACTCTGAGCAAATCAATAGGCAAAAGGTCTAAGAGGCTAACCCAGGCTGTGTCAaaggtggaggaagaagagcataGAGGGACCAGTGACAGTAGAAACCAGGCGGAGGGTCCGGTTCAAGAGATCGACTCGGACTCCCTATTGTCACGTCTGGCCTTAGACCAAGAGAGCTGGGTTAGCCAGCCGGACTTGGGGCTTGACTTGGGCTTTGGACTAGACGAATGGTGGCTAAACCACGGGGAGGATGTTGACCATGATGAatgtgatgatggtgttgatgctaatgatgatgatgatgatgcagaccATGTGACGGGCAGCCCTGCTGCGGTGCTCTCACAAGGCCCACCAAGCCCACTCTTCCCAGATACTAGAATTGCAGATCCCGCCCCTCCCTGCATCATACAAGGGCAAGGgcacccacacagacagacactcagCGAACACCCCGACGACCAGGGCCACCCGTTGTTAG CCAAACCAACCACCTTGCCACTTCCTTTGACCCCAGAGTCTCCAAA tgaCCACAAGGGATCACCGTTTGAGAACAAAACCATTGAACGCACATTAAGTGTGGAGATTGCTGGAACCCCAG GTCTGACACCACCTACCACGCCCCCACACAAAGCCAGTCAAGAGAATCCTTTCAAAGCATCGCTCAAAACCAAGTTGTCTTCATGTTCCTCCTCCGCCTTGGCGTGCAAAAGAGCCAGGCTGAGCGAGTCGGGCCCCGGCGCTCTGGCCCTGGCCACAGGTGCCTCAGGCGGGGGCCCCGCAAGGAAGGGTCCCGAACAGACTGAGCTTTATGCCCAGCTGAGCAAAGCGTCGACCACCTTCCCTTTCTCCGCCACCCAACACATAGTGGGGGGCGGCCTTGAGGAGTTTTGCAGCACTAACAACAATAAGCGGGCGGCGCCCCGTAGCTACAGCGACCATGACTATTGCCAGGCATCAGCTAGAACTAAGAAGGATGGAGGCGCAACCACTGTTACCGTGACTACCGCAGAAATGACAGTCACCTCAGGTGTCACTGCTGCTCCCATGCCACCTACAGGCAAAGCGGACGACAGGCATGTTGAATGTAAGGACCCAGCCATGCCGccgtcctcttcatcatcatcatcatcatcatcgactTGTTCTCCATTACCAGCTCCATCTGGTCCTTTGGACAAGCAGAATTTGTATGGCGAAGCAACCCGGTTTGAGGGTTTAGGGAAGCAGACCCTTACGCAAACCGCCCAGACCCCATCAAAAGAGGCCATGGATGAGCAACACCCCCCCAACACCAGCCGAAAGCAACTGTGTGACCTTGAAATCAGAGCAGAACTCAATAAGCACTTTGGCCACCCCTTGCAAGCCCTTTATAGCCAAGGTGGCCAAGAGAAAGAACCAGGCAGCAAACTGATCAAAGGAGTGGCCCCTCAGTCCCTGGAGAAGGGAGTGGACGGCCCCCACTCCCAAAAGCCTCCTGGCTCCGGCTACCTGCAGCCAGGGTTCCCGCCTTTCCACGAAGAGCTAGACCTGGACGGGGGCCGTGAGAGTCGCTTCCTCTACCCGTGGGAGGGCACCCCTTTGGACCTACTCTTTGACTGCCCACCCTGCTCTCCGTCCTGCTCCCCGCCATCCAGTTGCTCCCCATCACGGGGGTCAGTCTCCCcaccttcctccctcctcctttctcccAGCAGGCCTTTCTACTGGACCAGCGGCGGGTCACGATCCCGCTCCCGTTCACATTCtggctcctgcagctcctcctcgcACTACCGGAGGCGCTCCCTGTCCAGCTCGCCCGACAGAAGCCCCTCCTCCTG GTCTCGCCACGACTCAAGCACTTTTCGTTCCAGGACTCAAAAGAGCCCTCACCCTCAGTCTCGATCTCCTCTCAGCCGCAGGCCAAG GTACGACAGCTACGAGGAGTACCAGCACGAGAGGCTGAAGAGGGAGGAGTACCGGCGGGACCACGAGAAGCAGGAGTTCGAACGGGCCGAGCAGAAGGAGAGGCAGAGGCAAAAGGCAATA GAGGAGAGACGGGTGGTGTACGTGGGGCGACTGAGGTCCGACTGCACCCGGACGGAGCTGAAGCGCCGCTTTGAAGTCTTTGGCGAGATTGAAGAATGTGCAGTGAACTTGAGGGACGATGG GGACAATTTTGGCTTCATCACGTATCGCTACACTTGCGACGCCTTTGCCGCCCTTGAGAACGGACACACCTTACGCCGGTCAAACGAGCCTCTGTTCGAGCTGTGCTTCGGCGGGCAAAAGCAGTTCTGCAAATCACATTACACAGACTTGG ACTCTCATTCGGACGACTTTGATCCAGCCTCCACAAAAAGCAAGTATGACTCAATGGATTTTGACAGCTTGCTGAAGGAGGCCCAGCGCAGCCTGAGAAGGTAA
- the ppargc1a gene encoding peroxisome proliferator-activated receptor gamma coactivator 1-alpha isoform X2, translating to MAWDRCNQDSVWRELECAALVGEDQPLCPDLPELDLSELDVSDLDADSFLGGLKWYSDQSEIISAQYGNEASNLFEKIDEEHEANLLAVLTETLDSIPVDEDGLPSFEALADGDVTNASDRSCPSSPDGSPRSPEPEEPSLLKKLLLAPANSQLSYNQYTGGKAQNHAASNNHRIRPPPAVVKTENPWNGKARGGSCQQNRPVRRPCSELLKYLTATDDILLHTKASEAKSTWGGASSRDKSGLGLGASSSSSSPSSSSTSSFSSLSSTSSSSSSTTSKKKSAVSTQQQQEQQQQQQQHPPQQHHQRGESRAAGDCSVAGVGSRKWQRCSHDDGFEESEGASVPVGHRTAACGHGRPKLEHGPPSEEGRPPGDAARLAAARFIRYMHSYSLPPREVSHSCEHCREAATQASKGFGRQGRSNSIGASRTPHKHITVTIRKRDGKQGHPLLSQLLTSKQRPARYRAHLLPPKTTPLPSTLSKSIGKRSKRLTQAVSKVEEEEHRGTSDSRNQAEGPVQEIDSDSLLSRLALDQESWVSQPDLGLDLGFGLDEWWLNHGEDVDHDECDDGVDANDDDDDADHVTGSPAAVLSQGPPSPLFPDTRIADPAPPCIIQGQGHPHRQTLSEHPDDQGHPLLAKPTTLPLPLTPESPNDHKGSPFENKTIERTLSVEIAGTPGLTPPTTPPHKASQENPFKASLKTKLSSCSSSALACKRARLSESGPGALALATGASGGGPARKGPEQTELYAQLSKASTTFPFSATQHIVGGGLEEFCSTNNNKRAAPRSYSDHDYCQASARTKKDGGATTVTVTTAEMTVTSGVTAAPMPPTGKADDRHVECKDPAMPPSSSSSSSSSSTCSPLPAPSGPLDKQNLYGEATRFEGLGKQTLTQTAQTPSKEAMDEQHPPNTSRKQLCDLEIRAELNKHFGHPLQALYSQGGQEKEPGSKLIKGVAPQSLEKGVDGPHSQKPPGSGYLQPGFPPFHEELDLDGGRESRFLYPWEGTPLDLLFDCPPCSPSCSPPSSCSPSRGSVSPPSSLLLSPSRPFYWTSGGSRSRSRSHSGSCSSSSHYRRRSLSSSPDRSPSSWSRHDSSTFRSRTQKSPHPQSRSPLSRRPRYDSYEEYQHERLKREEYRRDHEKQEFERAEQKERQRQKAIEERRVVYVGRLRSDCTRTELKRRFEVFGEIEECAVNLRDDGDNFGFITYRYTCDAFAALENGHTLRRSNEPLFELCFGGQKQFCKSHYTDLDSHSDDFDPASTKSKYDSMDFDSLLKEAQRSLRR from the exons AAGATAGATGAAGAACATGAGGCCAATTTGCTGGCAGTGCTTACAGAGACCCTGGACAGCATCCCGGTGGATGAGGACGGATTACCTTCGTTTGAGGCCCTGGCAGATGGGGACGTGACCAATGCCAGTGACCGGAGCTGTCCCTCCTCCCCCGACGGCTCACCACGTAGCCCAGAACCTGAGGAGCCTTCCCTG CTGAAGAAGCTCCTTCTGGCACCTGCAAACTCCCAGCTCAGCTATAATCAATACACAGGTGGCAAGGCACAGAACCATGCAGCCAGCAACAACCACCGGATCAGACCACCACCTGCCGTCGTCAAG ACGGAGAACCCCTGGAACGGCAAAGCGAGAGGGGGATCCTGCCAACAGAACCGCCCGGTGAGGCGGCCTTGCTCTGAGCTTCTCAAATACCTTACGGCCACCGATGACATCCTGCTCCACACCAAAGCCAGTGAAGCCAAAAGCACCTGGGGAGGTGCAAGTAGCAGGGACAAGAGTGGATTGGGTCTTGGcgcgtcttcctcctcctcttcgccGTCCTCGTCGTCCACCTCTTcattctcctccctctcctcaacctcgtcttcctcttcgtcCACAACCTCCAAGAAGAAATCAGCTGTATcaactcaacaacaacaagaacaacaacaacagcagcagcagcatccgcCGCAGCAGCATCACCAGCGAGGTGAGAGCCGGGCTGCAGGCGACTGTAGTGTGGCTGGTGTTGGGTCTAGGAAGTGGCAGCGTTGCAGTCACGATGACGGGTTTGAGGAGTCGGAGGGTGCTTCGGTTCCTGTCGGCCACAGAACCGCTGCCTGCGGCCATGGCCGTCCTAAACTGGAGCACGGGCCGCCCAGTGAAGAAGGAAGGCCGCCGGGCGATGCGGCCCGCCTGGCCGCCGCTAGGTTCATTAGGTATATGCATTCTTATTCCCTCCCTCCCCGAGAGGTGAGTCACAGCTGTGAGCATTGCCGAGAGGCTGCCACTCAGGCTAGTAAGGGCTTTGGCAGACAAGGGCGCAGCAATAGCATCGGCGCTAGCCGCACGCCGCACAAGCACATTACAGTGACTATTAGGAAAAGAGACGGGAAGCAAGGGCACCCCTTACTTAGCCAGCTGCTCACCTCCAAACAGAGGCCTGCTCGGTATCGAGCCCACTTACTTCCACCTAAGACCACCCCTTTACCCAGTACTCTGAGCAAATCAATAGGCAAAAGGTCTAAGAGGCTAACCCAGGCTGTGTCAaaggtggaggaagaagagcataGAGGGACCAGTGACAGTAGAAACCAGGCGGAGGGTCCGGTTCAAGAGATCGACTCGGACTCCCTATTGTCACGTCTGGCCTTAGACCAAGAGAGCTGGGTTAGCCAGCCGGACTTGGGGCTTGACTTGGGCTTTGGACTAGACGAATGGTGGCTAAACCACGGGGAGGATGTTGACCATGATGAatgtgatgatggtgttgatgctaatgatgatgatgatgatgcagaccATGTGACGGGCAGCCCTGCTGCGGTGCTCTCACAAGGCCCACCAAGCCCACTCTTCCCAGATACTAGAATTGCAGATCCCGCCCCTCCCTGCATCATACAAGGGCAAGGgcacccacacagacagacactcagCGAACACCCCGACGACCAGGGCCACCCGTTGTTAG CCAAACCAACCACCTTGCCACTTCCTTTGACCCCAGAGTCTCCAAA tgaCCACAAGGGATCACCGTTTGAGAACAAAACCATTGAACGCACATTAAGTGTGGAGATTGCTGGAACCCCAG GTCTGACACCACCTACCACGCCCCCACACAAAGCCAGTCAAGAGAATCCTTTCAAAGCATCGCTCAAAACCAAGTTGTCTTCATGTTCCTCCTCCGCCTTGGCGTGCAAAAGAGCCAGGCTGAGCGAGTCGGGCCCCGGCGCTCTGGCCCTGGCCACAGGTGCCTCAGGCGGGGGCCCCGCAAGGAAGGGTCCCGAACAGACTGAGCTTTATGCCCAGCTGAGCAAAGCGTCGACCACCTTCCCTTTCTCCGCCACCCAACACATAGTGGGGGGCGGCCTTGAGGAGTTTTGCAGCACTAACAACAATAAGCGGGCGGCGCCCCGTAGCTACAGCGACCATGACTATTGCCAGGCATCAGCTAGAACTAAGAAGGATGGAGGCGCAACCACTGTTACCGTGACTACCGCAGAAATGACAGTCACCTCAGGTGTCACTGCTGCTCCCATGCCACCTACAGGCAAAGCGGACGACAGGCATGTTGAATGTAAGGACCCAGCCATGCCGccgtcctcttcatcatcatcatcatcatcatcgactTGTTCTCCATTACCAGCTCCATCTGGTCCTTTGGACAAGCAGAATTTGTATGGCGAAGCAACCCGGTTTGAGGGTTTAGGGAAGCAGACCCTTACGCAAACCGCCCAGACCCCATCAAAAGAGGCCATGGATGAGCAACACCCCCCCAACACCAGCCGAAAGCAACTGTGTGACCTTGAAATCAGAGCAGAACTCAATAAGCACTTTGGCCACCCCTTGCAAGCCCTTTATAGCCAAGGTGGCCAAGAGAAAGAACCAGGCAGCAAACTGATCAAAGGAGTGGCCCCTCAGTCCCTGGAGAAGGGAGTGGACGGCCCCCACTCCCAAAAGCCTCCTGGCTCCGGCTACCTGCAGCCAGGGTTCCCGCCTTTCCACGAAGAGCTAGACCTGGACGGGGGCCGTGAGAGTCGCTTCCTCTACCCGTGGGAGGGCACCCCTTTGGACCTACTCTTTGACTGCCCACCCTGCTCTCCGTCCTGCTCCCCGCCATCCAGTTGCTCCCCATCACGGGGGTCAGTCTCCCcaccttcctccctcctcctttctcccAGCAGGCCTTTCTACTGGACCAGCGGCGGGTCACGATCCCGCTCCCGTTCACATTCtggctcctgcagctcctcctcgcACTACCGGAGGCGCTCCCTGTCCAGCTCGCCCGACAGAAGCCCCTCCTCCTG GTCTCGCCACGACTCAAGCACTTTTCGTTCCAGGACTCAAAAGAGCCCTCACCCTCAGTCTCGATCTCCTCTCAGCCGCAGGCCAAG GTACGACAGCTACGAGGAGTACCAGCACGAGAGGCTGAAGAGGGAGGAGTACCGGCGGGACCACGAGAAGCAGGAGTTCGAACGGGCCGAGCAGAAGGAGAGGCAGAGGCAAAAGGCAATA GAGGAGAGACGGGTGGTGTACGTGGGGCGACTGAGGTCCGACTGCACCCGGACGGAGCTGAAGCGCCGCTTTGAAGTCTTTGGCGAGATTGAAGAATGTGCAGTGAACTTGAGGGACGATGG GGACAATTTTGGCTTCATCACGTATCGCTACACTTGCGACGCCTTTGCCGCCCTTGAGAACGGACACACCTTACGCCGGTCAAACGAGCCTCTGTTCGAGCTGTGCTTCGGCGGGCAAAAGCAGTTCTGCAAATCACATTACACAGACTTGG ACTCTCATTCGGACGACTTTGATCCAGCCTCCACAAAAAGCAAGTATGACTCAATGGATTTTGACAGCTTGCTGAAGGAGGCCCAGCGCAGCCTGAGAAGGTAA
- the ppargc1a gene encoding peroxisome proliferator-activated receptor gamma coactivator 1-alpha isoform X4 — protein MSTSSGCAALVGEDQPLCPDLPELDLSELDVSDLDADSFLGGLKWYSDQSEIISAQYGNEASNLFEKIDEEHEANLLAVLTETLDSIPVDEDGLPSFEALADGDVTNASDRSCPSSPDGSPRSPEPEEPSLLKKLLLAPANSQLSYNQYTGGKAQNHAASNNHRIRPPPAVVKTENPWNGKARGGSCQQNRPVRRPCSELLKYLTATDDILLHTKASEAKSTWGGASSRDKSGLGLGASSSSSSPSSSSTSSFSSLSSTSSSSSSTTSKKKSAVSTQQQQEQQQQQQQHPPQQHHQRGESRAAGDCSVAGVGSRKWQRCSHDDGFEESEGASVPVGHRTAACGHGRPKLEHGPPSEEGRPPGDAARLAAARFIRYMHSYSLPPREVSHSCEHCREAATQASKGFGRQGRSNSIGASRTPHKHITVTIRKRDGKQGHPLLSQLLTSKQRPARYRAHLLPPKTTPLPSTLSKSIGKRSKRLTQAVSKVEEEEHRGTSDSRNQAEGPVQEIDSDSLLSRLALDQESWVSQPDLGLDLGFGLDEWWLNHGEDVDHDECDDGVDANDDDDDADHVTGSPAAVLSQGPPSPLFPDTRIADPAPPCIIQGQGHPHRQTLSEHPDDQGHPLLAKPTTLPLPLTPESPNDHKGSPFENKTIERTLSVEIAGTPGLTPPTTPPHKASQENPFKASLKTKLSSCSSSALACKRARLSESGPGALALATGASGGGPARKGPEQTELYAQLSKASTTFPFSATQHIVGGGLEEFCSTNNNKRAAPRSYSDHDYCQASARTKKDGGATTVTVTTAEMTVTSGVTAAPMPPTGKADDRHVECKDPAMPPSSSSSSSSSSTCSPLPAPSGPLDKQNLYGEATRFEGLGKQTLTQTAQTPSKEAMDEQHPPNTSRKQLCDLEIRAELNKHFGHPLQALYSQGGQEKEPGSKLIKGVAPQSLEKGVDGPHSQKPPGSGYLQPGFPPFHEELDLDGGRESRFLYPWEGTPLDLLFDCPPCSPSCSPPSSCSPSRGSVSPPSSLLLSPSRPFYWTSGGSRSRSRSHSGSCSSSSHYRRRSLSSSPDRSPSSWSRHDSSTFRSRTQKSPHPQSRSPLSRRPRYDSYEEYQHERLKREEYRRDHEKQEFERAEQKERQRQKAIEERRVVYVGRLRSDCTRTELKRRFEVFGEIEECAVNLRDDGDNFGFITYRYTCDAFAALENGHTLRRSNEPLFELCFGGQKQFCKSHYTDLDSHSDDFDPASTKSKYDSMDFDSLLKEAQRSLRR, from the exons AAGATAGATGAAGAACATGAGGCCAATTTGCTGGCAGTGCTTACAGAGACCCTGGACAGCATCCCGGTGGATGAGGACGGATTACCTTCGTTTGAGGCCCTGGCAGATGGGGACGTGACCAATGCCAGTGACCGGAGCTGTCCCTCCTCCCCCGACGGCTCACCACGTAGCCCAGAACCTGAGGAGCCTTCCCTG CTGAAGAAGCTCCTTCTGGCACCTGCAAACTCCCAGCTCAGCTATAATCAATACACAGGTGGCAAGGCACAGAACCATGCAGCCAGCAACAACCACCGGATCAGACCACCACCTGCCGTCGTCAAG ACGGAGAACCCCTGGAACGGCAAAGCGAGAGGGGGATCCTGCCAACAGAACCGCCCGGTGAGGCGGCCTTGCTCTGAGCTTCTCAAATACCTTACGGCCACCGATGACATCCTGCTCCACACCAAAGCCAGTGAAGCCAAAAGCACCTGGGGAGGTGCAAGTAGCAGGGACAAGAGTGGATTGGGTCTTGGcgcgtcttcctcctcctcttcgccGTCCTCGTCGTCCACCTCTTcattctcctccctctcctcaacctcgtcttcctcttcgtcCACAACCTCCAAGAAGAAATCAGCTGTATcaactcaacaacaacaagaacaacaacaacagcagcagcagcatccgcCGCAGCAGCATCACCAGCGAGGTGAGAGCCGGGCTGCAGGCGACTGTAGTGTGGCTGGTGTTGGGTCTAGGAAGTGGCAGCGTTGCAGTCACGATGACGGGTTTGAGGAGTCGGAGGGTGCTTCGGTTCCTGTCGGCCACAGAACCGCTGCCTGCGGCCATGGCCGTCCTAAACTGGAGCACGGGCCGCCCAGTGAAGAAGGAAGGCCGCCGGGCGATGCGGCCCGCCTGGCCGCCGCTAGGTTCATTAGGTATATGCATTCTTATTCCCTCCCTCCCCGAGAGGTGAGTCACAGCTGTGAGCATTGCCGAGAGGCTGCCACTCAGGCTAGTAAGGGCTTTGGCAGACAAGGGCGCAGCAATAGCATCGGCGCTAGCCGCACGCCGCACAAGCACATTACAGTGACTATTAGGAAAAGAGACGGGAAGCAAGGGCACCCCTTACTTAGCCAGCTGCTCACCTCCAAACAGAGGCCTGCTCGGTATCGAGCCCACTTACTTCCACCTAAGACCACCCCTTTACCCAGTACTCTGAGCAAATCAATAGGCAAAAGGTCTAAGAGGCTAACCCAGGCTGTGTCAaaggtggaggaagaagagcataGAGGGACCAGTGACAGTAGAAACCAGGCGGAGGGTCCGGTTCAAGAGATCGACTCGGACTCCCTATTGTCACGTCTGGCCTTAGACCAAGAGAGCTGGGTTAGCCAGCCGGACTTGGGGCTTGACTTGGGCTTTGGACTAGACGAATGGTGGCTAAACCACGGGGAGGATGTTGACCATGATGAatgtgatgatggtgttgatgctaatgatgatgatgatgatgcagaccATGTGACGGGCAGCCCTGCTGCGGTGCTCTCACAAGGCCCACCAAGCCCACTCTTCCCAGATACTAGAATTGCAGATCCCGCCCCTCCCTGCATCATACAAGGGCAAGGgcacccacacagacagacactcagCGAACACCCCGACGACCAGGGCCACCCGTTGTTAG CCAAACCAACCACCTTGCCACTTCCTTTGACCCCAGAGTCTCCAAA tgaCCACAAGGGATCACCGTTTGAGAACAAAACCATTGAACGCACATTAAGTGTGGAGATTGCTGGAACCCCAG GTCTGACACCACCTACCACGCCCCCACACAAAGCCAGTCAAGAGAATCCTTTCAAAGCATCGCTCAAAACCAAGTTGTCTTCATGTTCCTCCTCCGCCTTGGCGTGCAAAAGAGCCAGGCTGAGCGAGTCGGGCCCCGGCGCTCTGGCCCTGGCCACAGGTGCCTCAGGCGGGGGCCCCGCAAGGAAGGGTCCCGAACAGACTGAGCTTTATGCCCAGCTGAGCAAAGCGTCGACCACCTTCCCTTTCTCCGCCACCCAACACATAGTGGGGGGCGGCCTTGAGGAGTTTTGCAGCACTAACAACAATAAGCGGGCGGCGCCCCGTAGCTACAGCGACCATGACTATTGCCAGGCATCAGCTAGAACTAAGAAGGATGGAGGCGCAACCACTGTTACCGTGACTACCGCAGAAATGACAGTCACCTCAGGTGTCACTGCTGCTCCCATGCCACCTACAGGCAAAGCGGACGACAGGCATGTTGAATGTAAGGACCCAGCCATGCCGccgtcctcttcatcatcatcatcatcatcatcgactTGTTCTCCATTACCAGCTCCATCTGGTCCTTTGGACAAGCAGAATTTGTATGGCGAAGCAACCCGGTTTGAGGGTTTAGGGAAGCAGACCCTTACGCAAACCGCCCAGACCCCATCAAAAGAGGCCATGGATGAGCAACACCCCCCCAACACCAGCCGAAAGCAACTGTGTGACCTTGAAATCAGAGCAGAACTCAATAAGCACTTTGGCCACCCCTTGCAAGCCCTTTATAGCCAAGGTGGCCAAGAGAAAGAACCAGGCAGCAAACTGATCAAAGGAGTGGCCCCTCAGTCCCTGGAGAAGGGAGTGGACGGCCCCCACTCCCAAAAGCCTCCTGGCTCCGGCTACCTGCAGCCAGGGTTCCCGCCTTTCCACGAAGAGCTAGACCTGGACGGGGGCCGTGAGAGTCGCTTCCTCTACCCGTGGGAGGGCACCCCTTTGGACCTACTCTTTGACTGCCCACCCTGCTCTCCGTCCTGCTCCCCGCCATCCAGTTGCTCCCCATCACGGGGGTCAGTCTCCCcaccttcctccctcctcctttctcccAGCAGGCCTTTCTACTGGACCAGCGGCGGGTCACGATCCCGCTCCCGTTCACATTCtggctcctgcagctcctcctcgcACTACCGGAGGCGCTCCCTGTCCAGCTCGCCCGACAGAAGCCCCTCCTCCTG GTCTCGCCACGACTCAAGCACTTTTCGTTCCAGGACTCAAAAGAGCCCTCACCCTCAGTCTCGATCTCCTCTCAGCCGCAGGCCAAG GTACGACAGCTACGAGGAGTACCAGCACGAGAGGCTGAAGAGGGAGGAGTACCGGCGGGACCACGAGAAGCAGGAGTTCGAACGGGCCGAGCAGAAGGAGAGGCAGAGGCAAAAGGCAATA GAGGAGAGACGGGTGGTGTACGTGGGGCGACTGAGGTCCGACTGCACCCGGACGGAGCTGAAGCGCCGCTTTGAAGTCTTTGGCGAGATTGAAGAATGTGCAGTGAACTTGAGGGACGATGG GGACAATTTTGGCTTCATCACGTATCGCTACACTTGCGACGCCTTTGCCGCCCTTGAGAACGGACACACCTTACGCCGGTCAAACGAGCCTCTGTTCGAGCTGTGCTTCGGCGGGCAAAAGCAGTTCTGCAAATCACATTACACAGACTTGG ACTCTCATTCGGACGACTTTGATCCAGCCTCCACAAAAAGCAAGTATGACTCAATGGATTTTGACAGCTTGCTGAAGGAGGCCCAGCGCAGCCTGAGAAGGTAA